From Aegilops tauschii subsp. strangulata cultivar AL8/78 chromosome 5, Aet v6.0, whole genome shotgun sequence:
GGGTGAGTGTGTTGTGGGGAGGAGAGTGGCACAGTTACTTATTTAATGGCATTTAGGACGTGGGTAGGGGAAATGTACAATATTCTTTCTACCTCCCGCCCCGGTCATAACACAGTAAAGGATTTTTTTGACTTTTGTTTAGAGGAGAACATCTTACTTTATTTAAACAAAGACTGGGATCTCGTCTGCTAATACACTAAGGATACAATCAGGGGGCGAAAGCCTCCAAACCAAAGAAACACAATCGCCTACAGCTACCATAGCCAAAGTATGAGCCAGCCGATTAACACAGTAAATAATTGAAGCAAGTGTTCTACTCTTGTTCCTTCTCCACTTTTCTGCACATGATAAAAGACAAGCTAAGTTAATGAATGATACAAAATTTAATAATCCACAATGCATACAAACACTTACTTCTGATTTAGTTTGCATTTCTTGCTACGTCTAGTGTGTCCTACCAATTTGCAAGCGCCGCACCGGGTTTTCAACTCATCAAAAGAGAGTGGTCTACCATTTTTCGAGACAGGGCGGCTCTCATCTACCTTTGTTGCACCTTTGCTTGACACTTTCATAGGATCTTTAACCTCAATCATGTTGCCTTCACCATCGTCCACATATTCAACTGCACACTTACTGATGTCATTTGTTTGCTTCAACAAATTTTCCTGTAGCAGATCATACTCATGACTCTTAGCTATCACAGCCTTCAAACTCTCCTGTAACTGATCCCACAAAGCAGGGTGTTTGCATGCCGCATGCATAGCTTCAGACGCTAACAGACTGACCTGGCTATATTTCATTCTTTCCCCGGCCCCAGTCCAACCAAATCCCAACAGATCGCTTGTGCGCATCGCGGGCAGTCCCAACCTTGCTTCTTTCGTGAACCGAACAAGAACTAAACACTTCGGTATTTCAGATATGTTCAAGTGCTTCAGTACATGGAATATGTGCTTGCAAGGTAGACCCTTTCGAATCATTCTTCTGCAGCTGCACCTTATAGTTTCTGCGGAATTTACTGGTGTATACTCCACCCAAAAACGGCGCTTCCGGTTATTCTTCCAGGCCACGATGTACTGCTGTGATCCGTCTCCCAGCTTAATTTCTACAATCTCCATGCCGTCAATTTTTCTAAAATCATCTTGCAACATATAGAAGTTTGCTGGAGTGAAGACGTGAGAAGCAGCTATCTCAAGTTCCCTCGAGCTAGTAACTGGCACCGGTAAACTTTGTGAGGCCGTGCAGTCATCTCGCGCCTCGTTTTCACGGATACGCACAACGGCGTTCTCATAGTGCAAAATCATATCCACCAGGGTCATTTCACCGTCTAGGTGGAGGTGAAGGCACGAGTTCAGGCTTTCACTCCGCTGGTTGCTTTTCATGCCAAGCCAAAACCCCTCTGTTAGATAAGCCGCGGCCCACAGTCTCCTCTTCTTATACATCCGCCTCAACCATGTTACAGTTTTTTCCGTCTGCCATCTTTTGGAAAATGCGTGCCATCTCTCCTCAAACGTGGCCATGGACGTGCTGTAGTACAGAAGAGTTCGGAACTCCTTCAAGGACTTGTGACTGAggtgaatcttcatatttttCTCTATGTGCCACGTGCATATACGGTGCCACATGTCTGGCAAGACTTCGCGAATTGCCTTGATCATCGCAGCGTCGGCGTCTGTGATAACACTCTTAGGCATCTTTTGACACATGGACCTCAAAAAAGTCTGCAGAAGCCACACGTATGTCTCCTCGGTCTCGTCCAAAACTATGGCACAACCAAAAACAGTGGTCTTCCGGTGATTGTTAAGACCAAC
This genomic window contains:
- the LOC123494099 gene encoding protein FAR1-RELATED SEQUENCE 5-like is translated as MASRKQRDPSFFFEYKLDKEGHLNRMFWCDSQSRHDYEDFGDVLVFNSTYKMNRYGMPFIPFVGLNNHRKTTVFGCAIVLDETEETYVWLLQTFLRSMCQKMPKSVITDADAAMIKAIREVLPDMWHRICTWHIEKNMKIHLSHKSLKEFRTLLYYSTSMATFEERWHAFSKRWQTEKTVTWLRRMYKKRRLWAAAYLTEGFWLGMKSNQRSESLNSCLHLHLDGEMTLVDMILHYENAVVRIRENEARDDCTASQSLPVPVTSSRELEIAASHVFTPANFYMLQDDFRKIDGMEIVEIKLGDGSQQYIVAWKNNRKRRFWVEYTPVNSAETIRCSCRRMIRKGLPCKHIFHVLKHLNISEIPKCLVLVRFTKEARLGLPAMRTSDLLGFGWTGAGERMKYSQVSLLASEAMHAACKHPALWDQLQESLKAVIAKSHEYDLLQENLLKQTNDISKCAVEYVDDGEGNMIEVKDPMKVSSKGATKVDESRPVSKNGRPLSFDELKTRCGACKLVGHTRRSKKCKLNQK